One window from the genome of Metabacillus flavus encodes:
- a CDS encoding YpoC family protein, protein MPNKLYPIPPGFLLPPYINRTDICIDLARTPLETIMEFPLAFDLLHELKEPIPYKPWEQDEEPVDVLFAVWKRKRKEQEHRLQQQKKADAVLMGYAYSAFMACLHWMNGQHVLTLKPDNLDLLDIKPVNAAERLQFVRESPLQFHAFIQMKELFLELEKMHQKKLLLSKFKKEKPLG, encoded by the coding sequence ATGCCAAATAAGCTTTATCCAATCCCGCCCGGCTTTTTGCTGCCTCCTTATATAAATAGAACGGACATCTGCATCGATCTAGCCCGGACTCCGCTTGAAACGATCATGGAATTTCCTCTTGCATTCGATCTTCTGCACGAGCTAAAAGAACCCATTCCCTATAAGCCATGGGAACAGGATGAGGAACCGGTTGATGTCTTATTTGCTGTGTGGAAGCGGAAGAGGAAAGAGCAGGAGCACAGATTGCAGCAGCAGAAAAAAGCGGATGCTGTTCTGATGGGATATGCTTATAGTGCTTTTATGGCATGTCTGCACTGGATGAATGGCCAGCATGTCCTCACATTAAAACCTGATAACCTTGACCTATTAGACATTAAGCCAGTTAATGCAGCAGAGCGGCTTCAATTTGTACGGGAGAGTCCTCTTCAATTCCATGCATTCATTCAAATGAAAGAGCTGTTTTTGGAATTGGAAAAAATGCATCAGAAAAAATTGCTTCTTTCAAAATTTAAAAAAGAAAAGCCGCTTGGATGA
- the nth gene encoding endonuclease III: MLTKIQMREALDTMGELFPDAHCELVHANPFELVIAVALSAQCTDVLVNKVTKNLFQKYKKPEDYLAVSLEELQEDIRSIGLYRNKAKNIRNLCAILLEQYNGTVPMERDELIKLPGVGRKTANVVVSVAFGVPAIAVDTHVERVSKRLGFCRWKDSVLEVEKTLMKKIPVEEWSDTHHRLIFFGRYHCKAQAPKCAECPLLHMCREGGKRLKKGLIQYAK; the protein is encoded by the coding sequence ATGCTTACAAAAATTCAAATGAGAGAAGCACTTGATACAATGGGGGAGCTTTTTCCAGATGCTCATTGTGAATTGGTTCATGCCAATCCATTTGAACTGGTAATCGCTGTTGCTCTTTCTGCGCAATGTACAGATGTGCTCGTAAATAAGGTGACGAAAAACCTCTTCCAAAAGTACAAAAAGCCTGAAGACTATCTGGCTGTTTCCTTGGAAGAGCTGCAAGAAGATATCCGGTCGATAGGATTATACCGGAATAAAGCCAAAAACATCCGAAATTTATGTGCGATTCTGCTCGAGCAATACAATGGAACCGTTCCAATGGAAAGAGATGAATTGATCAAACTTCCGGGCGTAGGCAGAAAAACGGCAAATGTCGTAGTATCTGTTGCATTCGGTGTACCTGCCATCGCGGTTGATACGCATGTGGAGAGGGTTTCTAAAAGACTTGGATTCTGCCGCTGGAAGGACTCTGTTCTGGAAGTAGAAAAGACGCTTATGAAAAAAATACCGGTAGAAGAGTGGTCTGATACACACCATCGGTTGATTTTCTTCGGCCGTTATCACTGCAAAGCACAGGCCCCTAAGTGCGCAGAATGCCCTTTGCTGCATATGTGCAGAGAAGGCGGGAAACGGTTGAAAAAGGGGCTTATTCAGTATGCCAAATAA